A segment of the Entomomonas moraniae genome:
TGTTGTGCCTTTATCGACATCTTGTAGGGAAAACTCAGCTACTCCATTGGCCTTAATTTTTTCAGCAATTTGGTCTTTTATTTCTGGGCAATTATTAGCATAACCAAACGTTACAAAGAATAGTCCGAAACATAATAGGAAAATAAATTTTGTCATTATACATCTCCTTAGTCTGTTATTTAGAAAACAAGCATATTATTTCATTAATTAGTATATAAGATACCGTTATGATCTTCTATTATACTTCAATATAATATTAAAATATAATACTGGATTGATTATTAATACCAGGAGTACTGTGTGTCTCTAACTATTTTATTAGCCTATCTGCTTCTAGGCGCTGGAGCAGGTGTATTGGCTGGTCTTTTTGGTGTGGGTGGTGGGTTGATTGTTGTACCTGCATTGATGTTTAGTTTTACGTTTTTAAACCTTTCAGAAAATGTCGCTACTCACTTGGCAATAGGAACCTCTTTAGCAACAATTATTTTTACCTCTATGAGTTCGGCGCAAACGCATAATAGTAAGGGGAGTATTGATTGGAATATAGTGCGTTGGCTAGCCTTAGGTATTATATTGGGCAGTGTGTTAGGAGGTTTTACAGCGAGTCTATTACAAGGTGCTACGTTAAAAATTATTATTGGTTGTTTTGTTATTTTGATGTCCATACAGTTAGGGTTTAATTTAAAACCTAAGGCATCTAAAAAACTTCCCGGAAAGTTTGGTCTTTCGACTGTCGGCATGGTGGTAGGGTGGGCTTCTGCTATCTTTGGTATTGGTGGTGGTTCATTAACGGTGCCTTTTTTGGCTTTTTGCAGCGTACCTATGCAGCGTGCAGTAGGCGTTTCCGCTGCTTGTGGTTTACCGATTGCGTTGGCCGGAACCCTCTCTTATATGTGGTTTGGTTGGGGCGTAGACGGCTTGCCTGCTTGGAGTATTGGATACATTTATTTACCAGCTTTGATTGGTATTAGTGTTACAAGTATGGTATTTTCGCGCATAGGTGCAAAACTAGCCTACCGATTATCGCCAGAGTTATTGCGTAGAATGTTTGCTATTTTTTTATTAATTGTTGGTTGTAGTTTCTTTACCCCATTGTAATTATTAAGGGAAATTTATGTTGAAATATCCTGCTATTGACCCAGTCGCTATCAGTATTGGGCCAATTGCTATCCATTGGTATGGACTGATGTATATTTTTGGTATTGCTATCGCTTGGTTTTTAGGGCGTAGCCGATTGCCTCGTGTTCAACCAGCCTTGTCAAAGGATGATCTATCAGATTTGGTTTTTTATTGCGCATTAGGTGTGATTTTAGGTGGGCGTCTTGGCTATGTCTTGTTTTATGATCTTCCTGTGTATGCTGAAAATCCTTTAAGAATATTTCAAATATGGAATGGTGGTATGTCATTTCATGGCGGGATGTTGGGTGTTATAGTAGGTATTTGGGTATTTGCAAAACGCCGCAAGAGAACGTTTTTTTCTTTAGCTGACTTTGTGGCTCCTCTAGCTCCTATAGGGCTAGGCTTGGGAAGATTGGGTAATTTTATTAATGGTGAACTTTTAGGTAAGCCAACAAGCCCGGATCATGAATGGTTAGGTATGATTTTTCCGCAGGATCCAATGCATTTAGTACGTTACCCCTCACAACTCTATCAGTGTTTCTTAGAAGGTTTAGTGCTTTTCTTGATCGTTTGGTTTTTCTCAAGGAAACCACGTCCTGCTATGGCTGTCTCTGGTATGTTCTTATTGTGGTATGGTATTTTCCGCTTTGTCGTGGAGTTTGTTAGATTACCTGACCCACAATTAGGCTATTTAGCTTTTGGTTGGTTAACAATGGGGCAGGTTCTTTGCTTACCAATGATTATCATAGGTTTAGCGCTGCTAATTGTTGCTTATAATAAAAAAACACCCATAGTTAATAGTAATGCATAAAGGTTTATCATGAAACAATATCTCGATTTAATGCGACATGTACGTGAACAAGGCGTTTTTAAAGAAGACCGAACAGGAACAGGTACCTATAGTGTATTTGGCTATCAAATGCGGTTTAATTTGGAAGAGGGCTTTCCCCTTGTGACAACAAAAAAATGCCATTTAAAATCGATTATTCATGAGTTACTTTGGTTTTTGAACGGCGATACTAATATTGCGTACCTAAAGGAAAATGGTGTTAGGATTTGGGATGAGTGGGCTGATGAGCAAGGTAACTTAGGTCCTGTCTATGGTTATCAATGGCGTTCTTGGCCTGCCCCTGATGGTCGACATATTGATCAAATTAGTCAACTCATGGCGATGATTAAGAAAAATCCTGACTCGCGTCGATTGATTGTCTCAGCTTGGAATCCTGCATTGGTTGATGAAATGGCATTACCGCCTTGCCATGCTTTATTTCAGTTTTATGTGGCTAATGGCAAGTTGTCTTGCCAGCTTTATCAGCGTTCGGCTGATATTTTCTTGGGCGTCCCTTTTAATATTGCCAGTTATGCTTTATTAACGATGATGATCGCTCAGGTATGTGACTTAGCACTAGGTGATTTTGTGTGGACGGGAGGGGATTGTCATCTTTATAGCAATCATCTAGAGCAGGCTGATTTACAGTTAACTCGTGAACCTTATTCATTACCAACCATGAAAATTAATCCTGCTGTTAAAAGCATTTTTGACTTTAACTTTGAAGATTTTGAGTTGCAAAACTATCAAGCGCATCCCCATATTAAGGCTGCTGTTGCCGTGTAATTTAAAAAGGCGTTTTGATAAAACGCCTTTTTTTTTATCTTGTTTATTTAGATATTTTTTTCAAAATATCGAAGTTTCCATTCATCGTGACGGTTAAGTCATATTGAGAGGGAGGTTGGATGCTTATTTGTTCTGGAGAGTTTGCTACAGCGCCGAGCATTATGCCATCGTTTTTAGCATACCTATTTATAGGATAAATAGGGGCGTTAATTTCTGTATTGAATACACTTAAGTTTTGTGGTGCACCTAGTTGATAGTCTGCACTGCTAAGTGATCGACGTGCCTTTTCTTGTAGTTTTGCTAAGAGTTTTGTTTCAGCGTCTGCAATGGCTTTATTTTTAGTATTGTCAGATACACTGTACTGAAAATCATTGTTGATTGTCATTTTTAACTCTTCTGCTTTTGCAATAATTTTACCTAGTTGATCAAACTGCTTAGTATTAATTTTAATGGTATTCTCAACATAATAAGTTTTTATATTATTCGTTGATTGACTAACAGGTTGATTATTGTACTTATCAATAATGAGTTGATTAATGCCTTGTGCTTTAAGTTGTTCGGCGATGAGTTGGTATTTCTTTTCTGCCTGTTGTTTTGTTGTATCCGCGTTGTCTGCAACTTGTTTAATAGCAAAACTATAGGTGTTATCGGTATCTTTAACTTTATCTAAGTTGTTAATACCTTGCTGATCAAGCGTTTTAATTACCGCATAAAGTTGGTCGCTAGGAATTTTGGCTTGAATGGTAATGAGCGTTTGGTACTTTTGATTAGCTGGAGA
Coding sequences within it:
- the lgt gene encoding prolipoprotein diacylglyceryl transferase, which encodes MLKYPAIDPVAISIGPIAIHWYGLMYIFGIAIAWFLGRSRLPRVQPALSKDDLSDLVFYCALGVILGGRLGYVLFYDLPVYAENPLRIFQIWNGGMSFHGGMLGVIVGIWVFAKRRKRTFFSLADFVAPLAPIGLGLGRLGNFINGELLGKPTSPDHEWLGMIFPQDPMHLVRYPSQLYQCFLEGLVLFLIVWFFSRKPRPAMAVSGMFLLWYGIFRFVVEFVRLPDPQLGYLAFGWLTMGQVLCLPMIIIGLALLIVAYNKKTPIVNSNA
- a CDS encoding sulfite exporter TauE/SafE family protein, which encodes MSLTILLAYLLLGAGAGVLAGLFGVGGGLIVVPALMFSFTFLNLSENVATHLAIGTSLATIIFTSMSSAQTHNSKGSIDWNIVRWLALGIILGSVLGGFTASLLQGATLKIIIGCFVILMSIQLGFNLKPKASKKLPGKFGLSTVGMVVGWASAIFGIGGGSLTVPFLAFCSVPMQRAVGVSAACGLPIALAGTLSYMWFGWGVDGLPAWSIGYIYLPALIGISVTSMVFSRIGAKLAYRLSPELLRRMFAIFLLIVGCSFFTPL
- a CDS encoding thymidylate synthase, whose protein sequence is MKQYLDLMRHVREQGVFKEDRTGTGTYSVFGYQMRFNLEEGFPLVTTKKCHLKSIIHELLWFLNGDTNIAYLKENGVRIWDEWADEQGNLGPVYGYQWRSWPAPDGRHIDQISQLMAMIKKNPDSRRLIVSAWNPALVDEMALPPCHALFQFYVANGKLSCQLYQRSADIFLGVPFNIASYALLTMMIAQVCDLALGDFVWTGGDCHLYSNHLEQADLQLTREPYSLPTMKINPAVKSIFDFNFEDFELQNYQAHPHIKAAVAV
- a CDS encoding DUF1161 domain-containing protein; this encodes MTKFIFLLCFGLFFVTFGYANNCPEIKDQIAEKIKANGVAEFSLQDVDKGTTLKDNQKIVGVCGGGTKDIVYQRGASQENSQDKSISIYSNK
- a CDS encoding SIMPL domain-containing protein (The SIMPL domain is named for its presence in mouse protein SIMPL (signalling molecule that associates with mouse pelle-like kinase). Bacterial member BP26, from Brucella, was shown to assemble into a channel-like structure, while YggE from E. coli has been associated with resistance to oxidative stress.) encodes the protein MMKKTLLVAALTCCLFTTPHLFAQQATDSNFIEVNKLKYGTELIAVGNINVSLSETISLKPDTVEFSISYLTEGKTPTEASDTNTKNMKALMTYLQQLNIKEQDITTVGYKNYEQLSPEPITSPANQKYQTLITIQAKIPSDQLYAVIKTLDQQGINNLDKVKDTDNTYSFAIKQVADNADTTKQQAEKKYQLIAEQLKAQGINQLIIDKYNNQPVSQSTNNIKTYYVENTIKINTKQFDQLGKIIAKAEELKMTINNDFQYSVSDNTKNKAIADAETKLLAKLQEKARRSLSSADYQLGAPQNLSVFNTEINAPIYPINRYAKNDGIMLGAVANSPEQISIQPPSQYDLTVTMNGNFDILKKISK